The window AAGTTCCCACTAGACTCTTCTTCGCAAGcattctttttcttgtgaagagAAGAAGCTCCAGCTCTTTATTTTTTCCAATTTCTCAAGATGTGcgaaattttttaatataaataatttttttatgtacatctttttatattattaaattaatctACTATATTTATTCCAATGATTTACCATCAACCTATCGCAATTTTGCTTACTTTGTTTTGCAAAGATCATGTATCCCATGATTTTACTAATccatgaaaaattgtgaagtgATTTTACTGCTCAACGTAATTAGGATTAATTTAATATAGTTACTCGTTCTTTAAAATATAGAAAAATGCTAATCAAATCATCGAAAAACACATGACCCAAGCTTAGAGCCAATTGGTAAAACTAAATGAAACACGTCTGTAAGGACTAAAATTCGCTcctgaaaaataataatcacaAGAAATATAGCGACAAATATTATATTCAATTTCAAGTGATTGGGTTACAATCTCTAAAATATCTCTAAATCTAAAGAGATGtagtcctctgattcttcttctcACGGATGATGGTTCAAGAGCTTGAAAGCTTGACTTTGAACTTGACGGATTTCAGATTTGTAGTACGTCATGAACAATTTGAAGCTCTTCACGAACCAGGATTTGATGTTGGGTTATCACGAACGGAAGATTTGAAGCGACGACGATTGCAGATATGGATGAAGACCTGGATGTTATTCTTCAGAGTTTCTTTAGTCTTTCCTTCTGCTTACTTGCTTGTTTCTTAGCCTTCTACTTTGACCCCTTTATATATGTGTGGGGTGGAGTAGTCTCCAAGAAAATCCTAGTGGATTATTGGGCTTGAGGATTATGGGCCGACCCATTTAATAGAAGACCAATTGACGGGCTAGCCCAATAAAATATTggacttttatttaaatcaattaaattAGATTTAAATAATTGACCCGATCATACTAGCTCATAATATTTACTTTGACTAGtatatatttaatttatgataaaatccaaatttcttatgaatttaaatttagtaaaattttaattgtcTACAACGTCATATGGATTTGTTACTGTCAAGAATTTGCATAGTTACCTGGGGgtcgttttctttcttttcaatattttcttttcaagaaaACAATTTCTGGAGCAACTCTAAGTTTCAAGAATCAGTAGCCTCAGTTATTCATGCATAGAAACAAAAGAAATCACCCTCAAACCTGTAGCCCCTTAAGTGGAACTCACTGTCGTGTATTACAATGGATAACTAACTTCTCAATTTACCAATTAGTCCTATGATCATGTTTTAACAAATAAAGACATTAACTGTATCTCCTGAAAATTTATATGTCATTTTGATTTGTTCTATTGaaagggagccttggcgtaactggtaaagttgttgtcatgtgaccgggaggtcacgagttcgagccacgaaaacagcctcttgcagaaataagACTGCGTATAttatagacccttgtggtccggccaacccttccccggaccccgcatAGCCGGAGTTTAATGCACCgggtgcaccgggctgccctttgaTTTTGATTTGTTCTATTCCCCTGGTTTCTTGCATCGCATCCTTATCCTTTCCTCCTCTTTGATCAGCATTTATATCCTTTGCCTTGAATTTCCTCTTGTCAAGTCTACTTGAACTGCAAAGATGAAGTTTTTGATTGGAGAACAAAACCATGTGAAGAGACAGTTGCAAAAGGTTTGGATGTATGAAGAGTATGGTCCTAAAGAAGTACTCAAACTAGAAGACTTCCCAATTCCTTGTCCTCAACATGATCAACTACTTGTTCAAGTCAAAGCTGCAGCCTTGAATCCCATTGATTTCAAGTTCCGCCAACGACCCGTTGTCCCTTTAGATTTTCCTGTGAGTATATACTTTTACTTATTATCACAAGCACAAGAATCATTCCCTCCAGCCTTAAAATAGCTTGAGAGGACCATCACTTGCATGCGCCACGACTCTTTTGACTTTTCATCCAAAAACTACATGTGTATAAGAGCCTTTAGACAGCTAGAGGCGGTTCCAGAATATAAACTTGATCGGTTCCTTTTATGTTCTTACCACTGAATCCATTGCACTTTTAAAATTATATGTccataatttattatttattgaaaTTTAGGGATTCTTCACAATATTTACGTAAGTTTTGCGGAAAAAATGTTGGATTCAGTTGAACTTATAGAACACATATTGCGTTCAACCTCTGTTGACAACATATCATAATGAATATCAGGATGTTTGTGCAGTTTGTTCCAGGTTGTGACATGGCAGGTATTGTGGTGGGGAAAGGAGATTCTGTATCAAGATTTGATATAGGTGATGAGGTTTATGGGAACATTCAAAATTTCACCACTGATAAAATAAAGCAGTTGGGAACATTAGCAGAGTTTATTGTAGTTGAGGAGGAATTAGTGGCAAGGAAGCCAAAAAATGTTTCATTTGAGGAAGCAGCAAGCTTGCCTGTGGCATTTCAAACTGCAATTGAAGGCTTCAAAACAGCAGGTTTTAAGAAGGGGCAGAGTGTTTTTATAGTTGGAGGTGCTGGTGGTGTTGGATCTTTGGTTATTCAACTGGCCAAGCAATTTTATGGAGCTTCTTTTGTTACAGCAACTACTAGTACTACCAAAGTGGAGTTCGTCAAAAGTTTGGGAGCTGACAAAGTTGTTGACTATACAAAAACTAGATATGAAGACATTAAGGAGAAATATGACCTTGTCTATGACACCAtaggtaacttcttctttttttaagagGGGAAACCCGCAGCCGCTACAATCTCTGTCACAGTCTCTGCCCTTCGGGTGAGCACTTTATGCGCACTGGGTAAACCTCCCATGTATAATAGCCTGCAAACCACACAGGGGATGTAAACCGCACTAGGCAAGCCCTATGCGACAGGCTCAACCCAGAAAGCATTGAGGGGGGATTCGATCCCAGGTCATCCGTATAGATGACCACCCTCCAAACCTGGGCAACCTCGAAGGGTTACAATAGGTAACTTTTGTTCATGTTCTTTTTTTCCATTTCAACTATCTTCTACTAATGTTTTTTCTACGTGCAGTTTTTTCTCATCAAAATTATAAACTTGTTATTAGGTGACTCCAAGAATTCCTATGTGGTGGCCAAAGAAGAAGCACCAATAATTGACATAACATGGCCTCCTTCAAATCCTAGAGCAATGCATTCAAACTTGACAGTATGTGGAGAAGTTTTTGAGAAGATTGAACCATATCTAGAGAATGGAAAGCTAAAGGCAACAATTGATCCTGCAAGTCCATTTCACTTCTATGAAGTTATCGAGGCGTTTAGTTACTTAGAAACTGGAAGAGCCAGAGGAAAAGTAGTGATCTCTCCCTTTCCCTCGACACATGAGGATGAATTCTTGTAATGCCAATGGCCTATCTGGAAACTCCAATAAGCCTTGAACAAAATAATCAGCAAAAAATGAGTTAATTCCAAGCAACTTCTTAATGTGATTACCATGTGATGAATGTAATGACTATTTCTAATGCCAATAAAACTATAAATATAGTACACCCTGTAGGATTGCAGTACTTTAATTCTTTAAGTCTTAATTTGAGATTATATAATGAAATAACATTCTTTAAGGTCAATAAACTATAAATATAATGAAGATTCATTAAGTTTTAATTTGAGATTATTCGATTGTTGGGAGTGCTAGACATGAAACATTTGCATCTTCTAAAGTATGGAATCTCTTTCAATCTATCATAATTATGAATATATTTTCCGCTTTTGAAAGATTGATAAGGAGGAATTATACTCTTTAGGTTTATGTTGGAGAGCAAGAAGAGTCCAGAGAAAATGACCGATCAGCATCTCATAGATTTTTTATTCAATCTATAGTTCTTGCTCGAGAGTAAAGATCGTATATATTGCTAATATTGTTTCATGGTCTTTTACATGTTTCGCGAGAATCCGTTTATCCAAGAAAAGGTtgtaaagaaaacaaagaagtcATCCATAAACATGAAGGGATATGGCAAAAATGTGGAAGATCAAGTACTATAGAAGTACCCTTTGTGAAAAAAATAATCTTCGGGCGACATCGACAGAAACTTTGATGAGCTATGGCCTGCGGTCCCAGTGGTACAATTTCAGTCCAAGTAACTTCAACTTTTCATAATGGAAACCAAATTACTCTATTGTTGTTTTCCATGGATAATATTCTTCAGAGCTCCATGATCTTCACAACAGCCACCATTCTCTCACTTGTTTTTTGTGGGTTCATAGTTCATATTCTGACCAGAAAACTACTAGGGAAACATGGCAAAAAGAGATTAATTATACCATCCAATTGGTGGCACCGTTTTCGATCAGCTTACATGACTGATCTAGCATACAAGCACAGGACTTAGAGATTAATTTGTTCTTCCAGGAATGAGATTTATACTGCTGACCCTGCTAACGTTGAGTACATTCTCAAAATCAACTTTCACAATTATGGCAAGGTACACCATTttcttaaaatccaaaaaaaaaaaaccttttttatgttgggactttattttattttattcagtaATTTAATTTTGTATATAGGAGAAATACCCATACCGAGTACAACTGATGATTCGGAGTTTCGTTTTCGTCGTACTATTTATGTTATAATATCATCACCAACTTTAGTTAATAGTAGCATAATTCAAGTTGTTAGCATCCAATTGTATTCAACAACTTATACAATATAGGGCTATATGAGAGTTTAAAAGTCACCTTGCTTAGATCTGTCTACCTATAGGTTCTCAATTATTTACACTACATAATTAAGGTTTTCAGTGAGAATGTTCATGTTAAGTCGCCGCAATAAGTGTCGTTGTTTTGAGTAGCGACATTAGCATATCTGTTCTGTTTAGTCGCCGCAAAAGCTAATAACAAAACAAACTAGCTTTTGTGGCGATAAAGCTCGCCACAAAATATCGCCACTGAAAACCGTTTGGGTATTTCATCCATAGCAGTTCATTGAGTTCTTTTTCCCCTATATCAAACACCCTTTCCTATCTATTGACGGAAAGATATTCATCAAATACTGGAATTTTCTCTTTTTCGTGGATTTTTATCTGGAGATTCTTTTGACCTTTTCTCCCTTGTAACTGTAATTGTATCTCGATTCCTGTATAAACATATACCCCTGAATTTGCAATCGTCTACGATACATGATGGTATAATTCTTCGGGGATGGTATAACTACAGCAATCTAAAGCACCTGTTAGGGGATGGGATATTCACAGTTGATGGTGATAAGTGGAGGGAACAGAGGAAACTATCGAGCTCAACAAGGGTTCTGAGGGATTTCAGTAGTGTGGTCTTCAGGAAAAATGAGGCAAAGCTTGCCAacattttgtttgaagttaaaagtTCAGACAAGATGGTTGATATGTTGATATCTTTTGGAAGATTAAAAGAGCTCTCAATATATATAGGATCAGAAGCCAAGTTACCGGATAATATAAGAACTATTGATGCGTTTGTTTATAAGCTGATCCCCAGAAAAAACGAGCAGATGAGTAAACCAGAAGCTAATTTATCTGTAGGTGAACCACTTATTAGCTTctactttttttaaaagaaaatgtaGATGCTTAAAACCTTATACCTTTTGCCAGTTGCAGCGGAAGAAAGAAGACATTTTGTCAAGGTTTCTGCAATTACCTGGAGCAGATCCAAGGTACATTTGCGTGACATTATATTAAACTTAATTATAGCAGGCAAAGATACAACATGCAGCAACCATCCTTTCttgggttatatatatatatatatatatatatatatatatatatatatatgctttgcAAGTACCCTCAAGTACAGGAGAAAGTAGCTCAAGAGATTAAAGAAGCAGTAACTGAGAAACAAGATGCAACAGATATAATGGATTTTGCTGCCAATTTGAGTGAAGGCACCTTTGAAAAGATGCAATATCTTCATGCAGCTTTGGCAGAGACTCTTAGGCTCTAACCTCCACTTCTCTACATTATCATACTGCAGTTTCTCTGCTGTGTTATTACGTTACTTTGATTTCAGGTTGAGTGATGACAAGAAGACTGTGTCAACTACAGGACACTGATTAATCTTCACATCGACGGCGGACTTCATGTTCGTGTCTTTCACAGATAAGGCCATTAGAAGGGGTTTCCATAAATATGTACAGAACACTACTGTATTGGTCCAATGATACCCTTACTTCAACTTTGCTCTGTGTTTTTATCGCGTGTTGGATTGGGTTTTGCGTTGATATACCCACTCCCTGCTCTTCCCCAACCCCTTCTTATAAGAAAACTAGTGAATTATAAGATACAATCATAGATTGAAATGATCTTTTCTGGAAATGCAGTTGGGATAGAAGAGATAAATAATttcttatatatacatacataaatTAATTCCAGAGTTGGTTAAATCATCAATAAATATTTTCAGTGATATCCGTAGTGCGATTCTATACTTCAAGCAGCATACATACTGTTGCACTTGGTTATGAGGGCATTCCTCAAACAATATATGTAAAGCTGATATGTAACCAAATTAAATTAGCTCTTTTGTTTCTAAAAAGTGAAAAGAAAGTTTCAATAAAAATTGTAATATTATtttcagaaataataataatacattcctctattttatgttttatgcatactagttttagtgtacgtgcgttgcgCGTGTGTTTCGCGTCAATCAGTATaaagtatataaaaaaaaaatattgtatacATTGAAACAATATCTTCTTAACATACAAAGATGATGAATATAGTTGAATTAgttatataatatttataattataatatcttgtgaaataagaaataaatatgTCATGTTGTTGTATCTCGTCTAACATCTCTTTGGAATACAAGTAATACAAATTTCGACTATCAATTAGACCAATGAtagtataatatttttatttcatcaaaatattATAAACTTTAACTACTagatataaatattttacctaATTGTTTTTTCGGTAGATGCGACGCTACATCCCCAAATATATCTACTAAATAATGCAATTTTTCATAAAACTCCAGTCACCTAATTAGGCCAGTCTTCGGGAAGCTGTTCTTTAAACAAATTTTCTTAGATCTTCAtccaataatattaattaaatagttattatttttctttaaaatgttaaaagcttgaaaaattaaataataagttaaatttttgaaaagaagatCTAGTGCATTCCTAAGATCACCCTACAAGGAAATAACAACattcttttttattaattatcaaataatgaaTATAAATAATGAAGCTTTAAAATAAATGGTAACTTTTTCACAATTAATTTATCTTCAAGATTCTAATACAAATATTTTATGTAGAAAAATGAAGGTAAGCTACTTTTTATAACAAAAGAGATTACAAATTTAAAAACTTGCTCAACATAAAAAATATGTGGTATATGGTAGAGAATTATATATGTAAAGTTTGATTTTTCTAATTTAGAGGAAGGTTTAGTAAACAATATTTATTACGATTATAGATTATAAGTAAGTATAATTAGTTTTCCATTTTCatgaagaataataaataaaacctaATTTAATTTGTCAACattctaaaataaatattttatggaggaaataaattatttttatataacaaagagattaaaagttttaaaatatgttctgattttttttcttggGTTGAGTCTTTTTTCCCCCTTGAAATCTATATGTTTATTTCTTACATGGTGGTAATATTTGTTTTTTGTAACCAAGGTACATAATATTCATTCATATAATAGACTCAGAACCTTTCTAACTTTGTATCAAAATTAAAAGACAACGAAAGTAATTGTCTTGTCTTAAAAGATATGGCGTTGGTAAATAGAATATGGTTATAtagtttattttaaattcttaaaaaatttGGTTAATTTAAAGGTCCTAAATCTTATGGAGATAATTAAATAGCTTTTTTGTCTAGGGTGAACTctaattttaaaagggtaaaaaaaacgAACACATTTCGCCAAGGGCCTTTGTGCTTTCaatatagtataattttttaAGTGTAAGATTTACATACAATAAACTCTTAATATTTTTTAAaggttttggattttttacataatttaaataagaaaaaattaataagtaacattttaattacttttaaacTCCTAAACATAGATTTGTATAAAATAAACTCTTAACAGATTTAAAATTGTAAATGATATGACTTTctgcataattcaaataagaaagaTTTTAATGCGtaaaattttaattcatttaaactgttaaatattaaaaaataattaattgactaTTCAATAAATTATTTCTTATACTACTTGACACATACTCCAAGGACTGcagtttttgtttatttataaCTGAGACAAAAAAAATCGTTAGTTTTAAGTTCCAATAATCTATTCTAGGAAAATATTAATTCATTGGTAGTAGTAGTATTTTATTGATATTGtagaattaaaaaatatataataggtAATATATCTCTTGTTAATGAAAGGAAACGTTGGTGTTTTTTTTAAGTGATTAATATAAGTAAaagtttaattgattttaaagtcctaaattttagaattttctaCCCAGTTTAAATAAGGAATGATTTAATACATAAAGTATAGTAATTAATTTttcaagtcctaaatattagaaaaatgagttaaatgactattttgtctagtgcaaAATTAAttcttaaagggtaaaaaaggcgaacgatatttcgctaagggccttcgtgcttttaatatagtatagatatagatttaagtttaattatttaaaatatttttgaaagtttccgCTAttgaaaaaagaagtaaaaatagcacgggctagccagttttcggactagtcattcaaaaatagccagcatttgcaaagtcattgaaaaatagccactattttgctgcaacacagaaagttccagcattaTATACTAGAGATCGGTGCActtgtatatgaacttccagcatattatgctggaactccaacacacggaaagttctagtattatatactggagatcggtgcacctgtgtatgaacttccaacatattatgctggaactccaacacacggaaagttccagtataatatactggagattggagcatcggtgctccaatctccagtatattatgttggaccggtatattatactggaactccagtatattaaactggagttccagtatagtATACTGGATtttcagtatattatattggagtatttttttggattttgaacagtattttcgttcagatttatccttacatgaaaaataactaaattttgattacttttgaaattgtagttatttttgaatgatcacttgtaaatcaagctatttttgaatttctcccgaaaAAGAAGGAAGAGGATATGTGAaataaaaaacagaaagaaatataagaaaataaatttgCACTCATCATAGGCAAGTACAATTACTTGTtcgttcttttttttctttacccttttttatatttttttcttgttcttcAATTGTTCCCTAGTTAATACTCAGTATGTATAGCATTATTTCAAGGGAAAAGTTCCTTATGGGGAGGAAAGGAGTATTTGGTCTAATAATAACtattaatatttgacaaataaaaaaatatccaATTCATATTGGACATCAGTATATCAAGAACCGATACATACATACATAGAAGTATTAGTAACACTGATTTAGTTAAATTTATTGAGAATACTTAAAGTTGTAGTTTCACATTCTTATTGTGGAAATGACCCTCTTCATGTAATATAGGTATGAGCAAACTAAGCATTACAGTAAAAACTTGGTGAGCATGCATGGATTTTCATAGTAGCAATCTACTCTTTCGAAAccatttatttataaaaattatcaagTTCCTCACGAAGTAACATACCTTTAAAAAGAAAAACGCTATCAGCTCCTAgtctttttctcctttccttttctctaattaatttttacaatttcaaCACCACATCCATTTAAATAGAGTTCCATGTAAAAAATGGGGAGGAGAGTCTT of the Nicotiana tabacum cultivar K326 chromosome 7, ASM71507v2, whole genome shotgun sequence genome contains:
- the LOC107766097 gene encoding 2-methylene-furan-3-one reductase-like; this encodes MYEEYGPKEVLKLEDFPIPCPQHDQLLVQVKAAALNPIDFKFRQRPVVPLDFPFVPGCDMAGIVVGKGDSVSRFDIGDEVYGNIQNFTTDKIKQLGTLAEFIVVEEELVARKPKNVSFEEAASLPVAFQTAIEGFKTAGFKKGQSVFIVGGAGGVGSLVIQLAKQFYGASFVTATTSTTKVEFVKSLGADKVVDYTKTRYEDIKEKYDLVYDTIGNFFFF